A genomic window from Paucibacter sp. KCTC 42545 includes:
- a CDS encoding RidA family protein encodes MSAPTMDTEQGLAQAEPLAPLGAYPTLRRHGDWLFVSGMSARQADGGCAGVTHSDDGELQIDVALQTRVVIEKIRAALLSQGASLQDCVSLTCYLTDMRDFAAYNAAYAEFFDARNGPARTTVAVHQLPHPHMRVEITATACLGAAI; translated from the coding sequence ATGAGCGCGCCCACCATGGACACCGAGCAAGGACTAGCCCAGGCCGAGCCGCTGGCGCCGCTGGGCGCCTACCCAACGCTGCGCCGTCACGGCGACTGGCTCTTTGTCTCCGGCATGAGCGCCCGCCAGGCCGACGGCGGCTGCGCCGGCGTGACGCACTCGGACGATGGCGAGCTTCAAATCGACGTGGCCCTGCAAACCCGTGTCGTGATCGAGAAGATTCGCGCTGCGCTGCTCAGCCAGGGCGCCAGCTTGCAGGACTGCGTCAGCCTGACGTGTTACCTCACCGATATGCGCGACTTCGCCGCCTACAACGCCGCTTATGCCGAGTTCTTCGACGCCCGCAACGGCCCGGCCCGCACCACCGTGGCCGTGCACCAGTTGCCGCACCCGCATATGCGCGTCGAGATCACCGCCACTGCCTGCTTGGGAGCTGCGATATGA
- a CDS encoding dihydrodipicolinate synthase family protein — MVTTGLTGAFAPVVTPFAADGSPDTTRFIAHARWLVAQGAGLAPFGTNSEANSLTLAERRALLEALVAAGIPPAKLLPGTGACSAGEAAELSRHAVELGCAGVLMLPPFFYKGISDDGLYAWYADVIARVGDARLKVYLYHIPALSGVPITHGVIARLLKDFPGTVVGIKDSSGDWDNLAAMLERFPELEIFPASESFISRTRPLGARGCISATVNINPARISQLVQAWHSAEGPALQAEVDQLRKIVQGFPMIAALKEVIAKDLDDPAWQRVRPPLTGLSAEQSSALHAALQAIDFKLA; from the coding sequence ATGGTCACCACCGGCTTGACCGGCGCGTTTGCGCCCGTCGTTACCCCATTCGCTGCCGACGGCAGCCCCGACACCACCCGCTTCATCGCCCATGCGCGCTGGCTGGTCGCCCAAGGCGCAGGCCTGGCACCCTTCGGCACCAATAGCGAGGCCAATTCCCTGACTCTGGCCGAGCGCCGCGCGCTGCTGGAGGCCTTGGTGGCCGCTGGCATTCCGCCCGCCAAACTCTTGCCCGGCACCGGCGCCTGCTCGGCCGGCGAGGCCGCCGAACTCAGCCGCCATGCGGTGGAACTCGGCTGCGCAGGCGTGTTGATGCTGCCGCCCTTCTTCTACAAAGGCATCAGCGACGACGGCCTCTACGCCTGGTATGCGGATGTGATTGCCCGCGTGGGCGACGCCCGCCTGAAGGTCTATCTGTATCACATCCCCGCGCTGAGCGGCGTGCCCATCACCCACGGCGTGATCGCCCGCTTGCTGAAAGACTTCCCCGGCACCGTGGTCGGCATCAAGGACAGCTCGGGCGATTGGGACAATCTGGCCGCCATGCTGGAACGCTTCCCCGAGCTGGAAATCTTCCCGGCCTCCGAGAGCTTCATCTCCCGCACCCGGCCGCTGGGCGCGCGCGGCTGCATCTCCGCCACGGTCAATATCAACCCGGCCCGCATCAGCCAGCTGGTACAGGCCTGGCACAGCGCCGAAGGCCCCGCCCTGCAAGCGGAAGTGGACCAGCTGCGCAAGATCGTGCAGGGCTTCCCGATGATTGCGGCGCTCAAGGAAGTGATCGCCAAAGACCTGGACGACCCGGCCTGGCAGCGCGTGCGCCCGCCGCTGACGGGGCTCAGCGCCGAGCAGTCCAGCGCCCTGCATGCGGCGCTGCAGGCGATTGACTTCAAGCTGGCATGA
- a CDS encoding malonic semialdehyde reductase, giving the protein MNQTTSRPVLNDDAWDLLLRQARSQSRWLDKPVAPALLTQLYELMKMGPTSMNCSPARLVFVCSEPARARLLPLLSPGNVDKTRSAPVTVLIGTAQRFQARLPQLFPHRPEARKLFDADADLAASTAQRNATLQGAYLMLAARGLGLDVGPMSGFNAAAVSAEFFAKHEAFADEDVTVNFICNLGYGDPTGVFERLPRLSFTEACQVL; this is encoded by the coding sequence ATGAATCAGACGACAAGCCGCCCTGTTTTGAATGACGATGCCTGGGACCTGCTGCTGCGCCAGGCGCGCAGCCAGAGCCGCTGGCTGGACAAGCCGGTGGCACCGGCCCTGCTGACGCAGCTCTACGAGCTGATGAAGATGGGCCCGACCAGCATGAATTGCTCGCCCGCGCGGCTGGTGTTTGTGTGCAGCGAGCCAGCGCGTGCGCGCCTGCTGCCCCTGCTCTCCCCCGGTAATGTGGACAAGACCCGCAGCGCGCCGGTGACGGTGCTGATCGGCACGGCGCAACGCTTTCAGGCGCGCCTGCCCCAGCTCTTTCCCCACCGCCCCGAGGCCCGCAAACTGTTTGATGCCGATGCGGATCTGGCCGCCAGCACCGCGCAGCGCAATGCCACCTTGCAAGGCGCCTACCTGATGCTGGCCGCGCGCGGCCTGGGGCTGGATGTGGGGCCGATGTCGGGCTTCAACGCGGCAGCAGTGAGCGCGGAGTTCTTCGCCAAGCACGAAGCTTTTGCGGACGAAGACGTGACGGTGAACTTCATCTGCAATCTGGGCTACGGCGACCCCACCGGCGTGTTCGAACGCCTGCCGCGCCTGAGCTTCACCGAAGCCTGCCAGGTGTTGTGA
- a CDS encoding methyl-accepting chemotaxis protein, whose translation MTSSDLPLTAKLGRHSVAFRLWAAVAATILALLASTGFSALRSAQLQAASDEATALMDAKQAAANRWLTLTAANVVRIQASAASSEPALEALFKDEIASVTAEVIEVKKSIDAMPLNEQDRRLLAEVAATRKTMLDSLAKLRALKRTDADAARQEMTEGFSPAVAVYMKSLRAFAEQQAIAKRETQAIEATQHKTMTRLVWLFVALNVLALVGGALVLIRSIQRPLAQAMAVAEQIAGGNLSARAQSRRRDEFGLLLGAMDRMVLQLRGVVGEVKQGIESVATASSQIATGNHDLSARTEQTASNLQQTASSMEELTATVGHSADTARAANQLATSAVAAATRGGEVVAQVEGNMSQITESSRKIGDIIGVIDSIAFQTNILALNAAVEAARAGEQGRGFAVVASEVRALAQRSAGAAREIKALIGVSVERVETGAQLVAQTGAAMQDIVGSVRRVNDLIAEIAAGALEQRDGISQVNGAVTQLDQMTQQNAALVEESAAAAQSLREQAQRLSEAIGVFRAEH comes from the coding sequence ATGACCTCTTCTGACCTCCCCCTGACTGCCAAGCTTGGCCGCCACAGCGTGGCCTTCCGGCTGTGGGCCGCCGTGGCGGCGACCATCCTGGCCTTATTGGCCTCGACCGGATTTTCCGCCCTGCGCAGCGCTCAGTTGCAAGCCGCCTCGGACGAAGCCACCGCGTTGATGGATGCCAAGCAGGCAGCCGCTAACCGCTGGCTGACGCTCACCGCCGCCAATGTGGTTCGCATCCAGGCCAGCGCGGCCAGCAGCGAGCCGGCGCTGGAGGCTTTGTTCAAAGACGAGATCGCCAGCGTCACGGCCGAAGTCATCGAGGTCAAAAAGAGCATCGACGCGATGCCGCTGAATGAGCAAGACCGCCGCCTGCTGGCCGAGGTGGCCGCCACGCGCAAGACCATGCTGGACTCACTGGCCAAGCTGCGCGCCCTCAAGCGCACGGATGCGGATGCGGCGCGCCAGGAAATGACGGAGGGCTTCAGCCCCGCCGTGGCCGTGTACATGAAGTCGCTGCGCGCATTTGCCGAACAGCAGGCCATCGCCAAGCGTGAAACGCAGGCGATTGAAGCCACGCAGCACAAGACCATGACCCGCTTGGTGTGGCTGTTTGTGGCGCTGAACGTGCTGGCCTTGGTGGGCGGCGCGCTGGTCTTGATTCGCTCGATTCAGCGCCCCCTGGCCCAGGCCATGGCGGTGGCCGAGCAGATTGCCGGCGGCAATCTGAGCGCGCGGGCGCAGTCGCGGCGGCGTGACGAGTTCGGCCTCTTGCTGGGCGCGATGGACCGCATGGTGCTGCAGTTGCGTGGCGTGGTGGGTGAGGTCAAGCAAGGCATCGAATCGGTGGCCACCGCCTCCAGCCAGATTGCCACCGGCAACCACGACCTGAGCGCACGCACCGAGCAGACGGCTTCCAATCTGCAGCAAACCGCCAGCTCAATGGAAGAACTGACGGCCACCGTCGGCCATTCCGCCGACACGGCGCGCGCGGCCAATCAGCTCGCCACCTCGGCCGTGGCAGCGGCCACGCGTGGCGGCGAGGTGGTGGCCCAGGTGGAGGGCAATATGAGCCAGATCACCGAGAGCTCACGCAAGATCGGCGACATCATCGGGGTGATCGACAGCATCGCCTTCCAGACCAATATCCTGGCCCTGAACGCGGCCGTGGAGGCGGCCCGCGCTGGCGAGCAGGGGCGTGGCTTTGCGGTGGTGGCCTCCGAAGTGCGGGCGTTGGCCCAGCGCAGCGCGGGCGCGGCGCGTGAGATCAAGGCGCTGATCGGCGTCTCGGTGGAGCGGGTCGAAACCGGTGCGCAACTGGTGGCGCAAACCGGTGCGGCGATGCAAGACATCGTGGGCAGCGTTCGCCGTGTGAACGACTTGATTGCCGAGATCGCCGCGGGCGCGCTGGAGCAGCGCGACGGCATCTCGCAGGTCAACGGTGCGGTCACACAGCTGGATCAGATGACGCAGCAGAACGCGGCGCTGGTGGAGGAATCAGCGGCCGCGGCACAGTCGCTGCGCGAGCAAGCACAGCGCCTATCTGAAGCCATCGGGGTGTTCAGGGCCGAGCACTAA
- a CDS encoding sulfite exporter TauE/SafE family protein, whose protein sequence is MELALYLAIGAGAGVLAGLLGVGGGIVIVPLLLLVFPTLPWGGAQGASAAHLAHLALGTSLASIVFTSISSVRAHHLRGAVDWALVRRMAPGLLLGTLAGTVVAGRLSTPALKAVFVAFSLYVGVQMLLNARPKASRELPGPAGLHAAGGAIGVFSSLVGIGGGSVAVPFMSWCSVPIHRAIATSAALGFPIALAGSAGYILNGLHAAQKSQVLPPFSLGYVYLPALLGLAGASVLTAPLGAKLAHALPVARLKQVFALLLLGLGLRMLWSLLA, encoded by the coding sequence ATGGAACTCGCCCTCTATCTTGCAATAGGTGCCGGCGCCGGCGTACTGGCCGGGCTGCTGGGCGTGGGCGGCGGCATCGTCATCGTGCCGCTCTTGCTGCTGGTGTTTCCCACCCTGCCCTGGGGCGGCGCGCAGGGCGCCAGTGCGGCGCATCTGGCGCACCTGGCGCTGGGCACCTCCTTGGCCAGCATCGTGTTCACCTCGATTTCCAGCGTGCGCGCCCACCATCTGCGGGGCGCCGTCGACTGGGCGCTGGTGCGGCGCATGGCACCGGGCTTGCTGCTGGGTACCTTGGCCGGCACGGTGGTGGCGGGCCGCTTGTCCACCCCGGCGCTGAAGGCGGTGTTCGTCGCCTTCAGCCTCTACGTTGGTGTGCAAATGCTGCTGAACGCACGCCCCAAGGCCAGCCGTGAGCTGCCCGGGCCAGCCGGCCTGCATGCGGCCGGCGGCGCCATCGGCGTGTTTTCCAGCTTGGTGGGCATAGGCGGCGGCTCGGTCGCCGTGCCCTTCATGAGCTGGTGCTCGGTGCCGATCCACCGCGCCATCGCCACCTCGGCGGCGCTGGGCTTTCCGATCGCCCTGGCGGGCAGCGCGGGCTACATCCTCAACGGCCTGCATGCGGCTCAGAAGAGTCAGGTCTTGCCTCCGTTCAGCCTGGGCTACGTCTACCTGCCCGCGCTGCTGGGCCTGGCGGGTGCCAGCGTGCTGACCGCGCCGCTGGGCGCCAAGCTGGCGCATGCCTTGCCGGTGGCGCGGCTCAAGCAGGTGTTCGCGCTGCTGCTGCTAGGCCTGGGCCTGCGCATGCTGTGGAGCTTGCTGGCCTGA